From the genome of Candidatus Scalindua japonica:
ACTCAATCTTCTACGACATGTTTTTCAAATTCTTTACGATACTTTTTCCATTTGTTATTATCAAATACTCCGTTATCTTCAAAACAATCAACAGCCGAATATGCCATATGGAAAGCATGATGGGTATTGTCGTGAGCAAAGAGACCCTGACGCCCAAAAGTGAGTAAGTTTTCTACTTGACTGAGCCACTGATCAACTTGTTCGAAACAGGCTTCGTATCCCTGCCTGTACATTGGATATGCAAACTTAGTACGACGTGTTACTACATCTTTTACAGAGGCCTTAACAGGGATTTCAGCAAACTCCAGACATCGACATACAAGTTCACCCAGTTCTTTATCATTCATTTCCCACTCCGGACTGCTTATAAAACAGGGAAGCTCAGCACATAAAACGGTTATATTGTCCGGTTTTTCGGCACAATTATAATTCTTTGGTTCCGAAAGGCGCGTTATCTGAATCTCCGACTCAGGAAAGTAATGTGCATCGTATTCACTGAATTGTTTTTGCTCCAACACGAGGTATATAAAAATCATTGACCGATATTTCAGAAAGTTCGAAGCCTGAATGATCGGTTGTGGTGGTTGTGGTAACAAACACTGTATTAAGGTACAGATTGGTATTGTAGACCAGACATAATCCGCTTTATAAGAGTGCGTTTGTCCATCTTTTTCACAGGTGACAGAATAAACTCCGGAACTGTTTAAATTTATAGATGATGCCTTGGTGCCCATACAAAAGCTTGCACCATTATCACTGGACGCTTGAAATAAATACTCACTTATTTGTCCAAACCCGTATTTTGGATAGAAAAAGCGTCCGCCATTTAAGATCTTTTTTACTCCTGGTAAGGCAGACAATATTTTCCCTGCCATCTTACCC
Proteins encoded in this window:
- a CDS encoding FAD-dependent oxidoreductase translates to MIKEKGGVKRKPRVIILGAGPAGLYAAFQLIQKGLAAVTVLEQSETVGGTAASFKIYGVRVDYGSHRLHPACKPDILEDIRILLDKDLLDRPRHGRIRLHGQWVHFPLKPLDLMLRLSPGFAFNAATDVFRKVFKNRSTTAENKTFASVLEQGLGRTICRDFYFPYARKLWGMSPDEVSPIQAKRRVSSNSPGKMAGKILSALPGVKKILNGGRFFYPKYGFGQISEYLFQASSDNGASFCMGTKASSINLNSSGVYSVTCEKDGQTHSYKADYVWSTIPICTLIQCLLPQPPQPIIQASNFLKYRSMIFIYLVLEQKQFSEYDAHYFPESEIQITRLSEPKNYNCAEKPDNITVLCAELPCFISSPEWEMNDKELGELVCRCLEFAEIPVKASVKDVVTRRTKFAYPMYRQGYEACFEQVDQWLSQVENLLTFGRQGLFAHDNTHHAFHMAYSAVDCFEDNGVFDNNKWKKYRKEFEKHVVED